From Pseudoalteromonas piratica:
GCCGTTGGGTGGTTATGCGTTTCAACCTTCATCAAGATTTCAATGTTCTCTTGATTGTAGCTGTACTCACCTTCTTTATTAGGGAAGAAACGACCCGCTTTAGAACCCTTCATTACCGCTGCGTTATCTTTGTAAGCAGACAGTACGTTTTCTGGGTGCGTTTCGTAAGTATTCTTGATCATTTTGAACAGCGACTTAGGCTGTTCTACGCCGTCGATTGTCCAATCAGCGTTGAAAATTTTGTGACGACAGTGCTCTGAGTTCGCCTGTGCGAACATGAATAGCTCGATGTCGTTCGGGTTACGTCCTAGTTTTGTGAAGTTTTCTACTAGGTAATCAATTTCGTCATCAGCTAATGCAAAACCTTGCTCAACATTTGCAGTCACAAGCGCTTCACGACCACCGCCAAGAATGTCTACTGATGACATTGGGCGCGGCTCTTCAACGCGGAATAACTGACCTGCATCTTCAAGGCTGTTATGAACAGACTCTGTCATACGGTCATGAACTAGCTTAGCAACGTCATTTAATTGCTCTGCAGATAAATTACCTTCAACGTAGTAAGCAATACCACGCTCAACACGGTGAACTTTGTCTAAACCACAGTTGTTAGCAATATCAGTTGCCTTTGATGCCCATGGAGAAATGGTACCAATGCGCGGCGTCACTAAAATAAGTGCACCTTCAGGCGTATGTTCAGTAATGGTCGGGCCATACTTTAATAGCTTATTTAGTTTGTCTAACTCAGACTCTGAAAGTTCTGCTGTTAGATCAGCAAAATGCATAAACTCAGCGTAAACACCAGTCACTGGTAAATTGGCGTCAGCGCAGGTTTTAAGGATCTTTTGAACTTTAAAATCAGAAAGTGCAGGTGCACCACGTAGGATCAACATAGGTATTTTCATCCGGGGTTAAGGATTGAACGAAGATTTATGGGCGCACATTATAGTGGAAAATGACATGAGATTTAAATAAAAATCAAAAAATAGACAAAAATAGGCAAATTCATTTTTTATGTATAGGACATTAGTCCTCGTGACGATAGTGACTTTATCTGTTATAACAAGCTAGTAGGGGCAATTTATTTTAGGATTCGAGTGCTTAAACGCGTTGTAATTACAATCATTATTTTTTTACTGGCCGCTTGCAGCGAACCTGTTGCAGAAACCCATCTTGGTCAAATTAAACAAAAAGATAAAGTGCGTATTGGCACATTAGCTGGTGAAAGTACTTATTACATCAGCGCTGATGGTGAGCTAGGTTTTGAATATGAGCTTGCACAAGCATTTGCTAACTTTATTGGTACTGAGCTCGAAATCATCCCTTTTTTCTCTATAAAAGACATGCTGAACAAGTTAGAAAAAGGACAAATCGACATACTTGCGTCAGGCCTTACACTCAACAATTCACGTATCGAACAGTTTCGCTTCGCGCCTGAATATCGCTCGATAAGCCAAAAACTAGTGTATAAACAAGGACGCAAACGTCCTCGCAACTTTTCACAACTTGATGCCCCAGTGACGGTTATAGCCAAAAGCGCCCATGCGGCCAGCTTGCTAAAAGCCAGAAGTAAGTTTGAAAACTTACGCTGGATAGAAACGGATGAATTTGACGAAGCGGAATTATTACAAGGCATAATTGATGGCAAATTTGACTATACCATTGCCGACTCACACACTTTGGCGCTGTTTCGTCGCTATCACCCTGAGCTAAGTATTGCCTTTTCAGTAACGAGAGAAGAACCTGTTGCGTGGATGCTTAAACAAAGTGATGATGATAGCCTTTATGCGTTAACGATAGAATTTTTTGGTTTTGCTCAAACCTCAGGTTTATTGCAAAACCTAGAAGAAAAATATTTTGGTCATGTACGCCAATTTAATTACATCAACACTCTCGCTTATATTGAAGCTGTTCGCGATATATTGCCCAAATATAAAGATTGGTTTAAGCAATATTCTCGCAGTCTCGACTGGCGCTTGCTCGCTGCTGTAAGTTATCAAGAATCGATGTGGGACCCTCGCGCAAAATCGCCAACCGGTGTACGTGGCATTATGATGTTAACCTTACCTACGGCTAAATCCGTTGGCGTTAAAAACCGCTTAGAGCCAGAACAAAATATTCGCGGCGGCGGTATCTACCTAGAAAAGCTTATTAATCGCGTGCCAGACCGTATTCAAGAACCTGATCGGACTTGGCTTGCACTTGCCGCCTACAATGTAGGATTTGGTCATATGGAAGATGCACGCGTGCTAACCGAAAAAGCGGGCGGCGATCCTGATAAATGGGCTGATGTTAAAAAACACTTACCCTTGCTAATCAAAAAGCGCTACTATCGAGACACTAAGTACGGCTTTGCTCGTGGTGATGTTGCAGTAAAATACGTCGATAATATTCGTCGCTATTACGATACATTAGTGTGGTTAGATGAAAATCAAGCCGATTAATTCACTTTGCAAACTCATAGTCACTTGAAATCGACTTTCTAAGCACACACTGTCATAGAAGTGTCACAATTAAAAAATAAACTTATATATGAAGATAAACTTCACAGATAACAGCTCTTCATATTTTTTCCTAAGGGGAAACTATGCTAAAAACGCGTAGAAAATTCAAAATTAAGCACAACACGGTGAATGCCTGTGCTACTCGTCGTCGCATTGCTAGACGAAATACCCATCGAAAAATTCTTGAACGTCGCAGAGCGTTTAATTTATTACTT
This genomic window contains:
- the mltF gene encoding membrane-bound lytic murein transglycosylase MltF, which codes for MLKRVVITIIIFLLAACSEPVAETHLGQIKQKDKVRIGTLAGESTYYISADGELGFEYELAQAFANFIGTELEIIPFFSIKDMLNKLEKGQIDILASGLTLNNSRIEQFRFAPEYRSISQKLVYKQGRKRPRNFSQLDAPVTVIAKSAHAASLLKARSKFENLRWIETDEFDEAELLQGIIDGKFDYTIADSHTLALFRRYHPELSIAFSVTREEPVAWMLKQSDDDSLYALTIEFFGFAQTSGLLQNLEEKYFGHVRQFNYINTLAYIEAVRDILPKYKDWFKQYSRSLDWRLLAAVSYQESMWDPRAKSPTGVRGIMMLTLPTAKSVGVKNRLEPEQNIRGGGIYLEKLINRVPDRIQEPDRTWLALAAYNVGFGHMEDARVLTEKAGGDPDKWADVKKHLPLLIKKRYYRDTKYGFARGDVAVKYVDNIRRYYDTLVWLDENQAD